In uncultured Bacteroides sp., the following proteins share a genomic window:
- a CDS encoding glycoside hydrolase family 28 protein yields MASSKTSSQSTDKYNYLYNGLPFEMPKLKAPAFPSNKVNIADFGVKGNGVDLCTDAFSKAIETLSRKGGGQLTVPCGVWFTGPIVLKNNINLHLEKGAIILFSPNVDLYPLVETVFEGLNTRRCQSPISGRNLTNVAITGEGAIDGNGDYWRPVKRQKVTESQWKEFTSRGGAFKREDYWFPSEKTLQGDKIADMNVPRNLKTEEEWQSVKNFLRPVMISLIECKNVYLQGVIFQNSPAWNLHPLMCENVIIEEVSVRNPAYAQNGDGLDLESCKNALIINSTFDVGDDGICLKSGKDEDGRRRARPCENVVVDNCTVFKGHGGFVVGSEMSGGVKNVSVTNCKFLGTDVGLRFKSCRGRGGVVENIFIKDISMMDIATDPLLFDLYYAGKSAVEVLEDGDENKPKKVVLPKVDETTPAFKNIHVKGLNCSNARRAMFFNGLPEQNIHGISIEDVFVTSKIGGEIAESDHIKLNNITIHPKEGPALLIRNCKEVTIKNLSGEIKRINTPE; encoded by the coding sequence ATGGCTTCATCAAAAACTTCTTCTCAGTCTACTGATAAATACAACTACTTATATAATGGACTTCCTTTTGAAATGCCTAAACTTAAAGCTCCTGCATTTCCTTCCAATAAGGTTAATATTGCCGATTTCGGAGTAAAAGGGAATGGCGTGGATTTGTGTACGGATGCTTTCAGTAAAGCAATTGAAACTCTAAGCCGAAAAGGAGGTGGTCAGCTCACTGTTCCTTGTGGTGTTTGGTTTACCGGCCCCATTGTGTTGAAGAATAACATAAACCTTCATCTTGAAAAAGGGGCTATCATTTTGTTCTCTCCGAATGTGGATCTGTATCCGTTAGTGGAAACAGTCTTTGAAGGACTCAATACTCGTCGTTGTCAGTCTCCGATTTCCGGTCGCAATCTGACGAATGTGGCTATTACAGGTGAAGGTGCTATTGATGGGAATGGTGATTATTGGCGTCCAGTGAAGAGACAAAAGGTTACAGAGTCACAATGGAAAGAGTTTACCTCACGAGGTGGAGCTTTTAAACGTGAAGATTACTGGTTTCCATCTGAGAAAACATTGCAGGGTGATAAGATAGCCGATATGAATGTTCCCCGTAATCTTAAAACGGAAGAAGAATGGCAGTCGGTGAAAAACTTCTTGCGTCCCGTGATGATTAGCCTGATTGAATGCAAGAATGTCTATCTTCAGGGAGTTATTTTTCAGAATTCTCCTGCATGGAATCTTCATCCATTAATGTGTGAGAACGTAATTATTGAGGAAGTTTCTGTGAGAAACCCTGCTTATGCTCAGAATGGTGATGGGCTGGATTTAGAATCCTGCAAGAATGCGCTGATTATTAACAGTACATTTGATGTGGGCGATGATGGTATTTGCCTGAAATCAGGTAAAGATGAAGATGGTCGCCGCCGTGCTCGTCCATGTGAGAACGTAGTTGTTGATAACTGTACTGTATTTAAAGGTCATGGAGGTTTTGTTGTAGGTAGCGAAATGTCCGGTGGGGTTAAAAATGTGTCGGTTACCAACTGTAAGTTCCTCGGTACAGATGTAGGTCTCCGCTTCAAGAGTTGTCGTGGACGTGGTGGAGTAGTAGAGAATATTTTTATTAAAGATATTAGCATGATGGATATTGCTACTGATCCTCTTTTGTTTGATCTTTACTATGCCGGAAAATCAGCAGTTGAAGTTTTAGAGGATGGTGATGAGAATAAACCTAAAAAGGTGGTGCTTCCTAAGGTGGACGAAACTACTCCTGCTTTTAAAAACATCCATGTAAAAGGTCTGAATTGTAGCAATGCCCGACGTGCAATGTTCTTTAATGGCTTGCCAGAACAAAATATTCATGGTATTTCCATTGAAGATGTATTTGTAACATCTAAAATAGGAGGCGAGATTGCTGAGTCGGATCATATAAAACTTAATAACATAACAATACATCCAAAAGAAGGACCGGCATTACTAATCCGTAATTGTAAGGAAGTGACTATTAAAAATTTAAGTGGAGAAATTAAGCGTATCAATACGCCGGAGTAG
- the rhaB gene encoding rhamnulokinase: protein MENKNFFAVDLGATSGRTILGTVKEGAIELRELTRFPNNIIEANGHFYWDIYALYQEILNGLKVVAKEKIEITSIGIDTWGVDFVCIGKDGEILRNPYSYRDTHTVGAPEEFFKKMPREKVYGLTGIQIMNFNSLFQLATIQKNNSSVLPITDKILFIPDALSYMLTGKMVTEYTFASTSQMLNPETKQFEPELLDAVGIKKELFNDIVYPGTLVGTLTKSVKEQTGLGDIPVIAVAGHDTASAVAAVPAENKNFAYLSSGTWSLMGIESDKPIINKESFELNFTNEGGVEGTIRFLKNICGMWLLERCRKEWASDNDYSYPELIEAALAAPAFKSLINPDAPCFANPVSMIEAIKNYCVKTNQQVPETYGEITRCIFESLALRYRQVLESLEKMATNPIEKLHVIGGGSKNNLLNSFTANALGLEVIAGPSEATAIGNVMLQAKAAGLVPDIQKMRELIRKSVAVNVFTPADKELWEGAYADFLKVYREDI from the coding sequence ATGGAAAACAAAAACTTTTTTGCCGTAGATTTAGGTGCTACCAGTGGTCGTACAATTCTGGGCACAGTAAAAGAAGGTGCGATTGAACTGAGAGAACTAACTCGCTTCCCTAATAATATTATTGAAGCAAACGGTCACTTTTATTGGGATATTTATGCACTTTATCAAGAAATCCTTAACGGATTAAAGGTTGTAGCAAAAGAAAAAATCGAGATTACATCAATTGGTATTGATACCTGGGGTGTGGATTTTGTTTGTATCGGTAAAGATGGTGAAATACTACGTAACCCTTATAGCTACAGAGATACACACACAGTGGGTGCTCCTGAAGAGTTCTTCAAGAAAATGCCACGTGAAAAAGTATATGGCCTGACTGGTATTCAGATCATGAATTTCAATTCATTGTTCCAGTTAGCAACAATTCAGAAGAACAATTCATCTGTATTGCCTATTACAGATAAAATTCTGTTTATTCCTGATGCATTGTCTTATATGCTTACAGGAAAGATGGTTACAGAATACACTTTTGCATCAACATCTCAGATGCTGAACCCTGAAACAAAACAGTTTGAACCTGAATTGCTGGATGCAGTAGGAATAAAGAAAGAGTTATTCAATGATATAGTTTATCCGGGAACATTAGTAGGAACACTTACTAAATCAGTTAAAGAACAAACCGGTTTGGGTGATATCCCTGTTATTGCAGTAGCCGGACATGATACAGCTTCTGCTGTTGCTGCCGTTCCTGCTGAAAATAAAAACTTTGCTTATCTAAGTTCTGGTACCTGGTCATTGATGGGTATCGAATCTGACAAACCAATCATCAATAAAGAAAGCTTTGAACTTAACTTTACCAATGAAGGTGGCGTGGAAGGTACAATCCGTTTCTTGAAGAATATTTGTGGTATGTGGTTGTTGGAACGTTGCCGCAAAGAGTGGGCTAGTGACAATGATTATTCTTACCCTGAACTTATTGAAGCTGCTCTTGCAGCTCCAGCTTTCAAAAGCCTGATTAATCCCGATGCACCATGTTTTGCCAATCCGGTTTCAATGATCGAAGCAATAAAAAACTATTGCGTGAAGACTAATCAGCAAGTTCCGGAAACTTATGGTGAGATTACAAGATGTATTTTTGAAAGTCTTGCATTGAGATATCGTCAGGTGTTGGAAAGCTTAGAGAAGATGGCTACTAATCCAATTGAGAAGCTGCACGTGATTGGTGGCGGATCAAAGAACAACTTGCTAAACTCATTTACTGCAAATGCATTAGGTCTTGAAGTAATAGCAGGTCCATCTGAAGCAACAGCTATTGGAAATGTTATGTTGCAGGCTAAAGCTGCAGGAC